From Clarias gariepinus isolate MV-2021 ecotype Netherlands chromosome 18, CGAR_prim_01v2, whole genome shotgun sequence:
CTCTCTTTCCGTCTGTCTGagcgtctgtctctctgtctgtctgtctctctctctctccgtctgtctgagcgtctctctctctcgctctccgtctgtctgagcgtctgtctctgtgtctctctctttccatctgtctgagcgtctgtctctgtgtctctctctttccgtcTGTCTGAgcgtctgtctctttctctctctctccgtctgtctgagcgtctgtgtctctctctctccatctgtctgagcgtctgtctctgtgtctctctctttccatctgtctgagcgtctgtctctgtgtctctctctttccatctgtctgagcgtctgtctctgtgtctctctctttccatctgtctgagcgtctgtctctgtgtctctctctttccatctgtctgagcgtctgtctgtgtctctctctttccatctgtctgagcgtctgtgtctctctctctctctctctccgtctgtctgagcgtctgtctctgtgtctctctctttctgtctgtctgagcgtctgtctctgtgtctctctctctctctctctctctctccgtctgtctgagCGTctttgtctctccctctctctctctccgtctgtctgagCGTCTGTCTCTGTGCCTCTCTCTTTCCGTCTGTCTGagcgtctgtctctctgtctgtctgtctgtctgtctctctctctctccgtctgtctgagcgtctctctctctctctctcgctctctgtctgtctgagcgtctgtctctgtgtctctctctttccatctgtctgagcgtctgtctctgtgtctctctctttccatctgtctgagcgtctgtctctgtgtctctctctttccatctgtctgagcgtctgtctgtgtctctctctttccatctgtctgagcgtctgtgtctctctctctctctctctccgtctgtctgagcgtctgtctctgtgtctctctctttctgtctgtctgagcgtctgtctctgtgtctctctctctctctctctctctctccgtctgtctgagcgtctgtgtctctccctctctctctctccgtctgtctgagCGTCTGTCTCTGTGCCTCTCTCTTTCCGTCTGTCTGagcgtctgtctctctgtctgtctgtctgtctgtctgtctctctctctctccgtctgtctgagcgtctctctctctctctctcgctctctgtctgtctgagcgtctgtctctgtgtctctctctttccgtcTGTCTGagcgtctgtctctctctctctccgtctgtctgagCGTCTGTCTCTatgcctctctctctccgtctgtctgagcgtctgtctctgtctgtctgtctgtctgtctctctctctctctctctccgtctgtctgagcgtctctctctctctctctccctctctctctccgtctgtctgagcgtctgtctctctctctctctctctctccgtctgtctaagtgtctgtctctctctcgctctccgtCCTTTTATCTAaacgtctgtctctctctgtctgagcTTGTGTCTCTCATTAACTCTCCGAGTGTTTTTCGCTGttctctgtctgtatgtgtctttctctttctctctgtctcggTCTGAATGTATGTCTGTCTGagcgtctgtctctgtctgtctgtctgtctctctctctctctctctctctctccgtctgtctgagcgtctctctctctctctctccctctctctctccgtctgtctgagcgtctgtctctctctctctctctctctctccgtctgtctgagtgtctgtctctctctcgctctccgtCCTTTTATCTAaacgtctgtctctctctgtctgagcTTGTGTCTCTCATTAACTCTCCGAGTGTTTTTCGCTGttctctgtctgtatgtgtctttctctttctctctgtctcggTCTGAATGTATGTCTGTCTGAGCGTGTGTCTTTCCgtgtcttttctctctctctctctctctctctctctctctctctctgtctgagcGTGACTCTCGGTATCTCTCCGAGTGTCTTTCGCTGTTCTCTGTCTGAGTGTGTCTTTAGCTTTCTCTCTGTCTCGGTCTGAATGTATGTATACGTAGAATACTGGTCATGTAATGCAGGCGAtaacgtatgtgtgtgtgtaggtgtggtgCGGTCGCTGCACGCTCTGGGACGTCTGAAGCGAGTGTTTTGTACAGAGACGAGGCCGTATAACCAGGGCGCCAGACTCACAGCGTACGAGGCCGTGGCCGAGGGCTTCCCCGCTACACTCATCACAGACAGCATGGCCGCTCTCACCATGAGGGAGAAAGGCatcgcaggtgtgtgtgtgtgttttggtattTCACCTTAAATCGAAATATAAAAATCAGCTGTGATTTtggtaaaatgtacattttttaaaaataattatatgataATTCCATAAAGCCCCGCCTCTTTCCAACAAACTATGTGTGTGTAGCCGTCGTCGTCGGCGCAGACCGAGTCGTCGCTAACGGTGACACGGCAAACAAAGTGGGCACGTACCAGCTGGCTATTGCTGCAAAGCATCATGGGATACCGTTCTACGTGGCAGCCCCGAGTACATCATGTGACCTGAGTCTGGAGACTGGGAGAGACATCGTGATCGAGGAGAGACCGGCGGAGGAGCTCACCAGCATCAATGGGGTCCCGGTCGCTgctccaggtgtgtgtgtgtgttagatcaAGAGAGAGATGAGTGTGAGAGGGAGCTGAAACTGCACTGAGCtgtcttttaattaaacatgtttgatgtgtgtgggtgtgtgaggcAGCGGTTTAATTAAAGGCAGGCTGTGAAGtagctgtgagtgtgtgtgtgtgtgtgtgtgtgtgtgtgtgtgtgtgagagagagagagggagagctcTGGGGGAGAAGAGGCTCAGAGCAGATTGACACTGATCTGAGatcagtcagtgtgtgttttaataaatttaataacccccctccacacacacacacacacacacacacacacacacacacacacacctcagatcTTCTTAACGGCTTCATAGCAGGATTTCTGTGTGAAAGtacctctctctgtccctctctctccctctctctctctttctctctctgtccctctctctatctgtccctctgtctctctctctccttcacgtCTCTGCAGGTATCGACGTGTGGAACCCGGCGTTCGATGTCACTCCTCATCAGCTGATCACGGGCGGGATCATCACCGAGCTCGGTGTGTTTCTGCCGTCTGAGCTGCAGGCCGCTCTCACCGGCCGCCTCACCGCGCTGTAGAGTCCACATCGCCCCCTGCAGTGCACAGTGTGTTACTGCACCTTCATTAACGCCCTTCAGCTCACACCCTCATTCCCATTTCTTCACACAAGGGGGGGGGATCTCACCTAGGTTAAAAataccccctcacacacacgcacacacacgcacacgcgcacacacacacacacacacaggcaggtaGAGTGACGTGAAAATTACAACACATACATTTTCGCAGTTGTACATCAACCTGTAAATCACACTCGCACCTACACACAGGCAcatcaccaaacacacacacgcgcacacacacactctacgctgtttgtgtgtgtgtgaaagagagagagattatgcTGTAAATGCCGTTCCTTTTCCCCATACTTGCTCAGCTCCAGTCCTTACTGATCAGTGTGACACGGAGCGCGGCTTTCCCGAAGGCCAACGTGTTTTCTAATAAACGTTTTGAGAAATCACAACCTAAACTTATTTCAGTTCGGCTTTCGTCTTAAATCGTTAATTAACAGATTAGCGTAGAATCCGATTTTTAGCTCCGTAAAATAAGGGCTACATAGTGTAGTACGTGTGTACAAGCCTGGCAGCTGAAGGCAAAGACCTTTTGGCTCATCAGTTagatattaaaatgttaaattaacatttctttctttttttttttttttcttttttttttttttttttttttagatacagcggtacctcggcatacagaTTTAATCTGTTCCAGAGGCGAGTTCTTGAAGCGAAATTTCATTATTGCAATCAGAAAtggtaaatgcagataatcagtTCCAGCCTCCcaaaaatattatcaatattacagaagtccaacactataatcatattttttgcatataaaaacaagcaaaacatttagaaaagacatgtaaatgaagtaaaatatgaaataaatagacattaaacttcACTTAACCTTAGTTTATGATTCCTTTCGACTGCTTTAGAAACTAAACTGAAAGTGACtccgttttcttcttgctaccgtccttgataacattcttgggacccatgctGCAGTCTTCACTAAttcttacacaaaatgcaaaaaaaaacataaactctTTGTTTGAccttccactgacgcaaacgaACAATTTCCAAAAGCCTCCCGGACATATGCGCGACTTTGCCGCTGTCCGGTTCGGTTCGGTCGCTCGTATGCTTTCTTGAGGCAAAACTTTTGTTCTTGAGGCGAAAATTGTTAAGGCTGGACAAAGGCTGAGGTACCTCTGTgtataaaaacacatacacatgtacagtatgtatagtaGTTCTTACTTCGTTTAATCCACCCTAAGCCTGAAATCAACATTAATATAATGATCAATGATAAAGTAAAGTGGCTGCTGATCGCATTGGTGTTGCACTCGACCGAAaacacagtaccagtcaaaagtctggacacagagggttttgtttttcattccaGAACAGTACTGGTACACAAAGAAGgttattgtgtattttatgGATGGACACCTTcagtattattttataatgtagaaagaaatcaaaattatggaagaccatggagttagaaggtgaGTCcacacttttgactggtagtgtaaaaaaaaaaaaaaaaaacaaacaaaaaaacctcatTGGGCGTGTCCTAAAACCTGACACCCATCAATCATTCTCTAGCAGTGTTATGGTTTCGGCATCAAGGCTGACACAAAACATGAACTTGTTCAGGAACTGCCGTCGTTCTCGGTTCCTCAAAGAGCCAGGATCCACAGAGCCTCGTTTTCTACCCAGCGTGTAACTGATATATTAGCACTAAtaggaaaatgtgcttttttcttttcttttctttttggaaaGGATGGAATTCTGTCTCAAGACAAAACTGATTATCACTATGTTTGTTGTGTTGAAACAGTTTTCAAACCttgttacaataaaattaactgaaaaaatatttaggaaatatttttttttgaaaaagataAAACATGTTAGTCCTCAACACAATAAGACGGTTAATGTGTGTTAACAGAACAATGAATTAGGGAATATACAGTAGGACCCTGCGAACATGGGTGCGCTTAACGACGCGTTAAAACACTTTCTTCTTTGCCTGTCGGCAAATATTAAACATCACCTTACGTTGCCCGTGAATAAATTCTTAACGCATAACAGAGATTACCCAGAATGCCATTGTAGGGATTAATTTTGTAACCTGTAATATTTTTGAACTAGTATTGCTAGCATAATAATGTAAAGTAGACCTACTGTGGCTTCTAACGGTCACGCTAACACGGTTATACTATATAAGACGAGCCGATTTTTAAGATGGTTAAACCGTACCTAAATGGACAAATAGCTAGCGGTAGTCATAGCTGGAGTGACTAAACGGTGCTATGGAGCTAGACGTTACACTATACCTCACTAGATTACCCAGAATCCTTTGTTCCTGCAGCTTCtaattgtgtttttgttaaagTGCTACGTAAagtctcatttaaaaaaacggtGTACGTGCTAATGTTCGAGGAATCTCACAGTCCAGTCAGTGTGTACAGAACAAGAATGAAGCTAATGTTGTATGACTAGCATGCACCTATACATGGTTAAGGTACATGTGGACGCAGAGTGATGGTGAAAATCTGACGAATCAATTGAGAATatcaacatttacctcagatcTGGTGAGAACTGACTAAGAAAACCCTTCATGTcactaataaatatatttagctTTGGTGGCTAACCAGAGCACTACTTATTTTGACGtattaaaggggaaaaagatCAACGATTTGGAATATAAATTGTGCAATTTGGGACTAAATACAGTCGTGTTGAAGTTAGTGCTCTCTCTTTACAACcttagacaaacaacatatatatttttttaccgtGCCgtcatttatttaacaaaaaataagccaaaaatgaataaatcgtGTGCAATACTACATACCCCTCACTCCCTCACCACACTTCAATAGCTTGTACATCCAACTTTAGCAGCAAGAAGCTGAAGTAATCACTTCCTGTATGACTCGCACATTGTTTTGGTCCACTGTTCTTTATAAAAACGCTTCAGTTCGTTGCGAAACTGTCAAAACTTCTGCCTTTacagaggtctgcacacctgctgatgatcaataaATAAAGAGCTGATTAAGGATCAGTAGCAACTGCAACTTACCCTCCTAAATCCTGTAAAAG
This genomic window contains:
- the mri1 gene encoding methylthioribose-1-phosphate isomerase, producing the protein MTLEAIRYRAGSLQILNQLLLPRESVYEEIHTVQDGYEAIRNMKVRGAPAIAIVGCLSLAVELRAGAGGDDPVSFIRESLCHLTSARPTAVNMGRAARELMEFTENESMEKAGEQLRECVIVWIEKMLERDVNDNRKIGNYGAQHILSGVPRDSVTVLTHCNTGSLATAGYGTALGVVRSLHALGRLKRVFCTETRPYNQGARLTAYEAVAEGFPATLITDSMAALTMREKGIAAVVVGADRVVANGDTANKVGTYQLAIAAKHHGIPFYVAAPSTSCDLSLETGRDIVIEERPAEELTSINGVPVAAPGIDVWNPAFDVTPHQLITGGIITELGVFLPSELQAALTGRLTAL